A portion of the Cygnus olor isolate bCygOlo1 chromosome 15, bCygOlo1.pri.v2, whole genome shotgun sequence genome contains these proteins:
- the TNFRSF13B gene encoding tumor necrosis factor receptor superfamily member 13B — MAQALIKSTSNNKPPEQCAGSERAVRWQEPRGSSRRARAKPMDGTHLGCDAMNNCTDQQYWDALVCQCIPCSLICGRSAVRRCAALCESMVCNRKAGFYYDKLLKKCINCATVCGQHPKQCDPSCGCALATPHPPPAALVTALPPAAALEQKACTEQEPWLVVYLLLGLCLCALICSLFLGWTHLRRKGEVGSCQAGAGTCHRREDSSKDRLVEAGSVGDGSTGSRVPEPVETCGFCFPGHGSAVQESKAHHSPSCHPGERAAAAHTGVCSTGSAGAIPSPDDGHFKIICSPSQEKTPMV, encoded by the exons ATGGCCCAGGCATTAATCAAATCTACCTCTAATAATAAACCTCCCGAGCAATGCGCGGGCTCGGAGCGCGCAGTGCGATGGCAGGAGCCGAGGGGGAGTAGCCGCCGTGCCAGAGCCAAGC CCATGGATGGGACGCACTTGGGCTGTGATGCCATGAACAACTGCACCGACCAGCAGTACTGGGACGCCCTCGTCTGCCAGTGCATCCCCTGCAGTCTCATATGCGGCCGGTCCGCGGTGAGGAGGTGTGCTGCCCTGTGCG AGTCCATGGTTTGCAACAGGAAAGCCGGCTTCTACTACGACAAGCTCCTGAAAAAATGCATCAACTGTGCCACGGTCTGCGGGCAGCACCCGAAGCAGTGCGACCCCTCCTGCGGAT GTGCCCTGGCCACCCCCCACCCTCCGCCGGCCGCCCTGGTCACGGCGCTGCCTCCCGCGGCCGCGCTGGAGCAGAAGGCGTGCACGGAGCAGGAGCCGTGGCTGGTGGTGtacctgctgctggggctctgcctcTGCGCCCTCATCTGCTCCCTCTTCCTGGGCTGGACCCACCTGCggaggaagggagaggtggGATCCTGCCAGGCCGGTGCCGGGACCTGCCACCGCAGGGAGGACTCCTCCAAGG ATCGCCTGGTGGAAGCGGGCAGCGTTGGTGATGGATCCACCGGCAGCAGGGTCCCCGAGCCAGTAGAAACCTGTGGCTTCTGCTTCCCCGGACATGGCTCCGCGGTACAAGAGAGCAAAGCGCACCACAGCCCCTCCTGCCACCCGGGGGAGAGGGCCGCGGCCGCTCACACCGGGGTGTGCAGCACGGGAAGCGCCGGGGCGATTCCCAGCCCTGACGATGGCCATTTTAAGATCATTTGCTCTCCTTCGCAAGAGAAGACGCCCATGGTGTGA